From a single Okeanomitos corallinicola TIOX110 genomic region:
- the metH gene encoding methionine synthase — protein sequence MTHSFLKHIHSPERPVIVFDGAMGTNLQTQNLTAEDFGGAEYEGCNEYLVHTKPEAVAKVHRDFLAAGADVIETDTFGSASIVLAEYDLQHQAYYLTKAAAELAKSVAAEFSTPEKPRFVAGSMGPTTKLPTLGHIDFDTMKASFAEQAEALFDGGVDLFLVETCQDVLQIKAALNAIEEVFAKKGERKPLMVSVTMESMGTMLVGTEIAAVLTILEPYPIDILGLNCATGPDLMKPHIKYLSEHSPFIVSCIPNAGLPENVGGQAHYKLTPVELRMALNHFVEDLGVQVIGGCCGTRPGHIKQLAEIAKELKPKVRQPSLEPSAASIYLTQPYEQDNSFLIVGERLNASGSKKCRDLLNAEDWDGLVSMARSQVKEGAHILDINVDYVGRDGVRDMHELVSRIVNNVTLPLMLDSTEWEKMEAGLKVAGGKCLLNSTNYEDGEPRFLKVLELAKKYGAGVVIGTIDEDGMARTADKKFEIAQRAYRQAVEYGIPGTEIFFDTLALPISTGIEEDRENGKATIEAIRRIRENLPGCHIMLGVSNISFGLTPASRMVLNSMFLHEAMQAGMDGAIVSANKILPLAKIDPKHQEVCRDLIYDKRKFDGDICVYDPLGELTRLFEGVKAKRHQGIDENLPIEERLKRHIIDGERIGLEKQLAAALEQYPPLQIINTFLLDGMKVVGELFGSGQMQLPFVLQSAETMKAAVAYLEPFMEKSESGNNSKGTFVIATVKGDVHDIGKNLVDIILSNNGYKVINLGIKQSVENIIKAYEEHQPDCIAMSGLLVKSTAFMKDNLQAFNEKGITVPVILGGAALTPKFVHQDCQNAYNGKVVYGKDAFADLHFMDKLMPAKSGGNWDDLKGFLDELETEESTNGNGNGHKATTEKTVKEKVPAEPKEIDTRRSEAVAVDIERPTPPFWGTKFLQPGDISLEELFWYLDLQALIAGQWQFRKPKEQSKEEYQAFLAEKVYPVLEDWKQRVIAENLLHPQVIYGYFPCQSEGNTLHIYDVENHSERVASFEFPRQRSGRRYCIADFFAPKDSGIMDVFPMQAVTVGEIATEFAQKLFAANEYTDYLYFHGMAVQVAEAVAEWTHARIRRELGFGDSEPDNIRDILAQRYQGSRYSFGYPACPNIQDQHTQLQLLNVDRMKMYMDESEQLYPEQSTTAIIAYHPVAKYFTA from the coding sequence ATGACACATTCCTTTCTTAAACACATACACAGTCCAGAACGTCCTGTAATCGTCTTTGACGGTGCAATGGGAACTAACCTGCAAACCCAAAACCTGACAGCCGAGGACTTCGGAGGGGCAGAATACGAAGGTTGCAATGAATATTTAGTCCACACAAAACCCGAAGCAGTAGCGAAAGTTCACCGTGACTTCCTCGCTGCGGGTGCAGATGTCATCGAAACTGATACCTTTGGTTCTGCTTCCATTGTCTTAGCAGAGTATGATTTACAACACCAGGCTTACTATCTCACCAAAGCTGCCGCAGAATTAGCTAAAAGTGTGGCCGCAGAATTTTCTACACCGGAAAAACCTCGCTTTGTAGCTGGTTCAATGGGACCAACAACCAAACTTCCCACTTTAGGACATATTGATTTTGACACCATGAAAGCTTCTTTTGCTGAACAAGCAGAAGCTTTATTTGATGGTGGTGTAGATTTATTTCTGGTGGAAACTTGTCAAGATGTTCTGCAAATTAAAGCAGCATTAAATGCAATTGAGGAAGTTTTTGCCAAAAAAGGGGAAAGAAAACCTCTCATGGTTTCCGTAACTATGGAAAGTATGGGGACAATGTTAGTAGGGACAGAAATTGCTGCTGTACTCACAATTTTAGAACCTTATCCCATTGATATTCTCGGTTTAAATTGTGCCACTGGGCCAGACTTGATGAAACCACACATCAAGTATTTATCAGAACATTCGCCTTTTATCGTTTCCTGTATTCCCAATGCCGGTTTACCAGAAAACGTTGGTGGTCAAGCACATTACAAACTTACGCCTGTAGAACTACGTATGGCGTTAAACCACTTTGTTGAAGATTTGGGTGTCCAAGTGATTGGGGGTTGCTGTGGGACACGACCAGGACATATTAAACAATTGGCAGAAATTGCTAAAGAGTTAAAACCAAAAGTTAGACAACCAAGTTTAGAACCATCTGCCGCTTCAATTTACTTAACTCAACCTTACGAACAAGATAATTCTTTCTTGATAGTTGGTGAACGTCTCAACGCCAGTGGTTCTAAAAAATGCCGTGACTTACTCAACGCTGAAGACTGGGATGGTTTGGTTTCCATGGCCAGAAGTCAGGTAAAAGAAGGCGCACACATCCTAGATATTAACGTTGACTATGTGGGACGGGATGGTGTGCGTGATATGCACGAGTTAGTCTCTCGTATTGTTAATAATGTCACCTTACCTTTAATGCTCGATTCCACTGAGTGGGAAAAAATGGAAGCAGGGTTAAAAGTTGCTGGTGGTAAGTGTTTACTCAACTCCACCAACTACGAAGATGGCGAACCTAGATTTTTAAAGGTATTAGAATTAGCCAAAAAATACGGTGCTGGTGTCGTCATTGGCACAATTGATGAAGATGGCATGGCGCGGACAGCGGATAAAAAGTTTGAAATTGCCCAACGTGCTTACCGTCAAGCTGTAGAGTATGGAATACCTGGTACAGAAATATTTTTTGATACCTTGGCTTTGCCTATTTCTACAGGGATTGAAGAAGACAGAGAAAACGGTAAAGCAACCATAGAAGCAATTCGCCGGATTCGGGAAAACTTGCCAGGATGTCATATCATGTTGGGTGTATCTAATATATCCTTTGGTTTAACTCCCGCATCGCGGATGGTGTTAAATTCCATGTTCTTGCATGAAGCTATGCAAGCTGGTATGGATGGGGCGATAGTCAGTGCTAATAAGATTTTACCCCTCGCCAAAATTGATCCTAAACATCAAGAAGTTTGTCGTGATTTGATTTATGACAAACGTAAATTTGATGGTGATATTTGCGTTTATGATCCCCTGGGTGAATTGACAAGATTATTTGAAGGGGTAAAAGCTAAACGTCACCAAGGAATTGATGAAAATTTACCAATTGAAGAACGGTTAAAACGTCATATTATTGATGGGGAAAGAATTGGTTTAGAAAAACAATTAGCAGCAGCTTTAGAACAATATCCACCTTTACAAATCATCAATACTTTTCTCTTAGATGGGATGAAAGTTGTAGGTGAATTGTTCGGTTCTGGACAAATGCAGCTACCTTTTGTATTACAGTCAGCGGAAACCATGAAAGCGGCGGTAGCTTATTTAGAACCCTTCATGGAAAAATCCGAATCTGGTAATAATTCCAAGGGAACTTTTGTGATTGCTACGGTGAAAGGTGATGTCCATGATATTGGTAAAAACCTAGTAGATATCATCCTTTCTAATAATGGTTACAAGGTGATTAATCTGGGTATCAAGCAATCAGTAGAAAACATCATTAAAGCCTACGAAGAACATCAACCTGATTGTATTGCTATGAGTGGATTATTAGTAAAATCCACTGCTTTCATGAAAGACAATTTACAAGCTTTCAATGAAAAGGGAATTACTGTTCCTGTGATTTTAGGTGGTGCGGCTTTAACTCCTAAGTTTGTACATCAAGATTGCCAAAATGCTTATAACGGTAAGGTAGTTTATGGTAAAGATGCTTTTGCTGATTTGCATTTTATGGATAAATTAATGCCAGCAAAATCAGGTGGTAATTGGGATGATTTGAAAGGTTTCTTAGATGAATTGGAAACTGAAGAATCCACCAATGGTAACGGTAATGGACATAAAGCAACCACAGAAAAAACTGTTAAAGAGAAAGTCCCTGCTGAACCCAAAGAAATAGATACCCGTCGTTCAGAAGCAGTTGCAGTAGATATTGAACGTCCCACACCTCCTTTCTGGGGAACTAAGTTTTTACAACCTGGTGATATTTCTTTAGAGGAGTTATTCTGGTATTTAGATTTGCAAGCTTTAATTGCTGGACAGTGGCAATTCCGCAAACCCAAGGAACAATCTAAAGAGGAATATCAGGCGTTTTTAGCTGAAAAGGTTTATCCAGTTTTAGAAGATTGGAAACAACGAGTTATTGCGGAAAACTTGTTACATCCCCAGGTGATTTATGGTTATTTCCCTTGTCAGTCTGAGGGTAATACTTTGCATATTTATGATGTGGAAAATCATTCAGAAAGAGTTGCTAGTTTTGAGTTTCCCCGTCAGCGTTCTGGGAGAAGATATTGTATTGCTGATTTCTTTGCACCAAAGGATTCGGGAATTATGGATGTTTTCCCCATGCAAGCGGTGACTGTGGGAGAAATTGCGACGGAGTTTGCACAAAAGCTATTTGCTGCTAATGAATACACTGATTATCTGTATTTCCACGGTATGGCGGTACAGGTTGCGGAAGCTGTGGCAGAATGGACTCACGCTAGAATCCGCCGGGAGTTAGGTTTTGGTGATTCTGAACCTGATAATATTCGGGATATTTTGGCGCAGCGTTATCAAGGTTCTAGATACAGTTTTGGTTATCCTGCTTGTCCGAATATTCAAGACCAACATACACAGTTGCAGTTGTTAAATGTTGACAGGATGAAGATGTATATGGATGAAAGTGAACAACTTTATCCTGAACAGTCTACGACGGCAATTATTGCTTATCACCCTGTAGCGAAGTATTTTACTGCTTAG
- a CDS encoding DUF433 domain-containing protein, which translates to MNPRLVDSLVQVIEALSPEERKLLESRLKLNAVQKTPGVCGGHACIRNTRIPVWVLVSLRQQGANEAELLQNYPSLTSEDLTAAWNYYEQHRSEIDLTITAQNEDD; encoded by the coding sequence ATGAATCCGCGATTGGTTGATTCCCTTGTACAAGTAATTGAGGCACTTTCCCCAGAAGAAAGAAAACTTTTAGAAAGTCGTCTTAAACTAAACGCAGTGCAGAAAACGCCTGGAGTTTGTGGTGGTCATGCTTGTATTCGTAATACCCGCATTCCTGTATGGGTATTGGTTTCGTTGCGTCAGCAGGGAGCAAATGAGGCAGAATTGTTGCAAAATTATCCCAGTCTGACATCTGAAGATTTAACAGCAGCTTGGAATTATTATGAACAACATCGCTCAGAAATTGATCTCACCATAACTGCTCAAAACGAGGATGATTGA
- a CDS encoding DNA methylase translates to MKQLSLFPDHQNNEIFSEINQKNETSYLEIKYNIPDNLPNGSYISLERNSPIKVYSLGFQPAKTIPEIPAWFLQKYTTKNAVVLEPFAGSGTSIIEVLKLGRKIIWSDNNPLSQLICRVKTSRLPLIDILAKSQTIVTESYHQETVQHSVDFSNKDLWFQKDVQVGLEIIKSQILLSNPVYQPVLLLALASTVRKCSDMNEGMILAARRSHVKEIPQRNRQDVFKYFQFYVDKIIEALSEWYQFDWDDSDIQEVPSQDARNLDRNCLCDAVVTSPPYINAIDYIWASKFELHWLNLVKNNQDRLNLSSQEIGTERISSVEYKQLGKTGNNQLDNLIIEIFNGDKYKASKGQNQLRARVVYKYFMDMQQHFHSAYHQLKSGGYYCFAVGDVSKICGVDIPVADSLTDFATNLGFKEVFRFHLLLKNRKLNIPRNVDWAGTIKHDTIVVMQKS, encoded by the coding sequence ATGAAGCAATTATCACTTTTTCCTGATCATCAAAACAACGAAATATTCTCTGAGATAAATCAAAAAAATGAAACATCCTATCTGGAAATTAAATATAATATTCCTGATAATTTACCCAATGGTTCTTATATTTCTCTAGAGAGAAATTCACCAATAAAAGTTTATTCATTAGGATTTCAACCTGCAAAAACAATTCCTGAAATTCCTGCTTGGTTTTTACAGAAATACACTACAAAAAATGCAGTAGTTCTTGAACCATTTGCAGGTTCAGGAACAAGTATAATTGAAGTATTGAAATTAGGCAGAAAAATTATTTGGTCAGATAATAATCCTTTAAGTCAGTTAATTTGTAGAGTTAAAACTTCTCGCTTACCACTAATTGATATTTTGGCAAAGTCGCAAACAATAGTCACAGAATCATATCATCAAGAAACTGTACAACATAGTGTTGATTTTAGTAATAAAGATTTATGGTTTCAAAAGGATGTACAAGTAGGATTGGAAATTATTAAAAGTCAAATATTATTATCTAACCCAGTTTATCAACCCGTTTTATTACTAGCTTTAGCATCCACAGTGAGAAAATGTTCTGATATGAATGAAGGAATGATATTAGCTGCAAGACGTTCTCATGTCAAAGAAATTCCCCAAAGAAATCGTCAGGATGTATTTAAGTATTTTCAGTTTTATGTTGATAAAATTATAGAAGCACTTTCAGAATGGTATCAGTTTGATTGGGATGATAGTGATATTCAAGAAGTACCATCACAAGATGCGAGAAATTTAGATAGAAATTGTTTATGTGATGCTGTAGTTACTTCTCCACCGTATATTAATGCAATTGATTATATTTGGGCGAGTAAATTTGAGTTACATTGGTTAAATTTAGTCAAAAATAATCAAGACAGATTAAATTTAAGTTCTCAAGAAATTGGTACAGAAAGAATTTCCAGTGTTGAATATAAACAACTGGGGAAAACAGGAAATAATCAGCTTGATAATTTGATTATAGAAATATTTAATGGAGATAAGTATAAAGCGAGTAAAGGACAAAATCAATTAAGAGCGAGAGTAGTTTATAAATATTTTATGGATATGCAGCAACATTTTCATAGTGCATATCATCAATTAAAATCAGGAGGTTATTATTGTTTTGCAGTGGGAGATGTGAGTAAGATTTGTGGAGTTGATATTCCTGTAGCTGATTCATTAACTGATTTTGCCACAAATTTGGGATTTAAAGAGGTTTTTAGATTTCATTTATTATTGAAAAATAGAAAGTTGAATATTCCTAGAAATGTGGATTGGGCAGGAACAATTAAACATGATACAATAGTAGTAATGCAAAAATCTTGA
- a CDS encoding DUF5615 family PIN-like protein, translated as MVRLYADENFPLEIVRQLRQMKYDVLTSYEARQANQGIPDDEVLVFATQEKRVLLTLNRDDFIVLHQTGIYHSGIIICKDDRDYLGQSQILHNCLSENPDFTNRLIRVKKNNQPKSGIQVFVFQEYNI; from the coding sequence ATGGTGAGATTGTATGCTGATGAAAACTTTCCTCTAGAAATTGTTCGACAATTGCGGCAGATGAAATATGATGTGCTTACTTCCTATGAAGCAAGACAAGCAAATCAAGGTATTCCAGATGATGAAGTTTTGGTGTTTGCAACTCAGGAAAAAAGAGTTTTACTGACATTAAATCGAGATGATTTTATTGTACTTCATCAAACAGGAATTTATCATAGTGGTATTATCATTTGTAAAGATGACCGGGATTATTTAGGACAATCTCAAATACTGCACAATTGCCTGAGTGAAAATCCAGATTTTACTAATCGGCTAATTCGGGTCAAAAAAAATAATCAACCTAAATCTGGGATTCAAGTTTTTGTTTTTCAAGAATATAATATATAG